TCAGCAAGACATCACCTGTAATATTTGTTCAATGTACAGCCGTaaaaattatcattaaaatattaatacactCATTAATATGCCATTTCCtgtgaatttttaaaatgaattttacCGGATTCTTTTCTAGCTAAATTCACAGCGAAAGCAAAACTATCTCTaacaaaatatttgaactcgagcgaaagcgttgagatcctcccgacgtcactgacgtcaGCGTCCGACAGGGAACACATGTTGGTCAGGTCTTGATGGGTTGATAGAAATATTTATTACTCTATGTACATATAAAAGTAGCAAAAACAGCATTTATAACTGTAGATAAACAGACACTTACCCCTACGTATGGCGGCCAGCAGGTCGGAGCGGGCGTCGCTCATCGGGATCATCCCCAGCATGGGGGCGGATTTCCTCGACTGGGGCGCCACGTCCCCGGCTGTCTGGCCCACGGCGGTGGCGTGGGGCGGGGAGGGGTAGTGGCCGGCTGGGGCGCCAGGGGGCGGGGGCGGAGGGGCGGCGGGGGGGATGCCCGAGGGCGGGTGGGAGGGGGATGGCACGTAGTTggccgggggaggaggaggggagggggagtaGGGGCGGGAGAGGGCGGCGGAGGTGGGTGGAACGGCAGAGGCCGTGGCGACGGAGGGCGGGACTGTGGTGGAGTCGAAGGCCGTCTGGGCAGAGGGGAtggtgggaggtggggggggaggggcaggggggaTGTAGTACTCTGGGATGGTGGAGGGCGGAAcactgaggagggggaggggacgGGAGAGAGGAAAACCTGAGGTTATTGATCATAAACATACAGTAACTGTCCACAAAAGTTCATCGCcaccaaacaaatgaaaagtcgGATGAACATTTATTCGTCTACATTTGTGAACGTACCCGTGTCCAGCCCGGTAATCCTTGACCGACTGCTGCCTCGGCCCGTTGACCGTCGGATCTCCGCCAGCCGGGAGCCCTTGTCCAGAGGGGGTCCTGCCCAGGGAGGCCACGTGCctcccccccgccgccgccaccgctgcCGGCCCTGGGGGCTGGTTGGTCGGCCTGAGAACCCGGTCCAGTGACTGGGTCTGGGCGGCGGCGCTGAGGTGATCCCTGGCGTGGAGGTCGGCGGGGTGGGCGGCGCCGGGGGCCTGGCCGGAGGGGTGGTTGGGGCTCGCTGGGTACGAGTCAGACGCCATTGATCTGTGGGAGGAGATTGTATAGCAGTATAATATGTTTTATCACGTTTGCTTTAttaatttccttattttttaataaatctctCCCAATCATAAAATCTTATATTCCACATGTTCCCCTCGTCTACATTTGAAATTAATTGCACTGACCAAATACGacttattcatattttccactGGATTTACTCGAGCTGTTGAATTTTATGATCTAATCCATAATACATGTGTAATCCTTGTGCTGtaacccacctcctccacaaGAGGGCAGCACAGAGCTGAAAACACTGCAGTAAAATTTTACCTGAACATTATAAACTGTTAACTACTGTTTAatactgtggaaaaaaaccgAGATGATATAAATATTCTTTTCTTATATCGCACCAATTATTGAAAgactaaacaaacacaaaaattataaaaatgtgacaCGTCAATTTGTGTCTCTGCATTTATTCCCAGTCAAACGCTCATAGAGCAAATATTATAATCCCTGCTCCCTGAGATTTACCcaacatcgtgtgtgtgtgtgtgtgtgtgtgtgtgtgtgtgtacctgctgtCAGGGGACAGCGAGCCCTCGGAGGACATGCCGTGGTACGGCGAGGGCGTGAGCCTGGCGTCGGGTCTGAACTCCTTGTCGTAGGCCAGGACGTTCCACTCCTGTCGCCGGTTACGAGCCTTGCGCACCTTCGCCGACAGAAAGAAACATAGGCATCCTGTCGTTAAAACCTAaaagatgaatatgaatgatGGTGTTTGTACTGTACGCCTGGTGAGCGAGTGTCTACCTTCTTCACCTCCCTGCCCGGGTCCTCgacctgccgctgctgctcctgcgacaccaacacacacagaagagaggaggagacgaaaaCTCAGCCATCGATTATTGATTATGGTGCggagggaaaattaaaaaaaataatgcaggaccgcc
This region of Scophthalmus maximus strain ysfricsl-2021 chromosome 12, ASM2237912v1, whole genome shotgun sequence genomic DNA includes:
- the zgc:109889 gene encoding wiskott-Aldrich syndrome protein family member 3 isoform X1; amino-acid sequence: MPLVKRNIEPRHLCRGALPDGVTSELECVTNSTLAAIIKQLGSLSRHAEDIFGELFNEANSFYLRMSSLQERVDQLAVKVTQLDSTVEEVSLQDINMRKAFKSSTIQDQQVVSRTSVPNPVVEMYHRCDKPPPLNILSPYRDDKKDALKFYTDPSYFFNLWKEKMLQATEDKRKEKRRQKGCPAHPDRPHSRQAPPRSPLSISEQQRQVEDPGREVKKVRKARNRRQEWNVLAYDKEFRPDARLTPSPYHGMSSEGSLSPDSRSMASDSYPASPNHPSGQAPGAAHPADLHARDHLSAAAQTQSLDRVLRPTNQPPGPAAVAAAGGRHVASLGRTPSGQGLPAGGDPTVNGPRQQSVKDYRAGHGVPPSTIPEYYIPPAPPPPPPTIPSAQTAFDSTTVPPSVATASAVPPTSAALSRPYSPSPPPPPANYVPSPSHPPSGIPPAAPPPPPPGAPAGHYPSPPHATAVGQTAGDVAPQSRKSAPMLGMIPMSDARSDLLAAIRRGIQLRKVQEQREQEAKREPVGNDVATILSRRIAVEYSESDDDSELDENEWSD
- the zgc:109889 gene encoding wiskott-Aldrich syndrome protein family member 3 isoform X2, yielding MPLVKRNIEPRHLCRGALPDGVTSELECVTNSTLAAIIKQLGSLSRHAEDIFGELFNEANSFYLRMSSLQERVDQLAVKVTQLDSTVEEVSLQDINMRKAFKSSTIQDQQVVSRTSVPNPVVEMYHRCDKPPPLNILSPYRDDKKDALKFYTDPSYFFNLWKEKMLQATEDKRKEKRRQKEQQRQVEDPGREVKKVRKARNRRQEWNVLAYDKEFRPDARLTPSPYHGMSSEGSLSPDSRSMASDSYPASPNHPSGQAPGAAHPADLHARDHLSAAAQTQSLDRVLRPTNQPPGPAAVAAAGGRHVASLGRTPSGQGLPAGGDPTVNGPRQQSVKDYRAGHGVPPSTIPEYYIPPAPPPPPPTIPSAQTAFDSTTVPPSVATASAVPPTSAALSRPYSPSPPPPPANYVPSPSHPPSGIPPAAPPPPPPGAPAGHYPSPPHATAVGQTAGDVAPQSRKSAPMLGMIPMSDARSDLLAAIRRGIQLRKVQEQREQEAKREPVGNDVATILSRRIAVEYSESDDDSELDENEWSD